In Arsenophonus sp. aPb, one DNA window encodes the following:
- a CDS encoding YniB family protein: protein MNYQTAFYIAIGKRVLGWIVFSLALVSTVVSLVLLAEKQGLQGDGLNAVANDFIKTMAHIIRQNTAFLDFFWHNSPIPSTHMGFSTANLAFILLFFLMFVGQALSASGNRMNRQLKFIKESIEDHLIFERAKGMKVSKEDIEAKITIPHHTIFQQFFILYMLPLIIGGILYFMMNILGW from the coding sequence ATGAATTATCAAACAGCATTTTATATCGCTATTGGAAAGCGTGTTTTAGGGTGGATAGTTTTTTCATTAGCACTGGTGTCTACAGTAGTTTCTTTAGTCTTACTAGCAGAAAAGCAAGGTTTGCAGGGAGATGGCTTAAATGCTGTAGCCAATGACTTTATTAAAACTATGGCTCATATCATACGACAAAACACAGCCTTTTTAGATTTTTTTTGGCATAATTCACCAATTCCCAGTACACATATGGGGTTTTCGACAGCTAATCTTGCTTTTATTTTGCTATTTTTCTTAATGTTTGTTGGTCAAGCTTTGAGTGCGTCAGGTAACAGAATGAATCGTCAATTGAAATTTATTAAAGAAAGTATTGAAGATCACCTTATTTTCGAAAGAGCAAAAGGTATGAAAGTATCAAAAGAAGATATAGAAGCCAAAATTACTATTCCTCATCATACTATTTTCCAGCAGTTTTTTATTCTGTATATGTTACCGCTTATAATAGGAGGAATACTTTACTTTATGATGAATATCTTAGGCTGGTAG